One window of Athalia rosae chromosome 4, iyAthRosa1.1, whole genome shotgun sequence genomic DNA carries:
- the LOC105688371 gene encoding transmembrane channel-like protein 5, translating into MLMILNEISMDNQQHPNHGETRANSPIEWGSRTNGKQWKLGSRQASVQRKHAQHARHLPSRNLASLAEEKRFGIGSALPYATLRAHRHPMSPTEAHATNIVSHMEIDDELMLNDPISESLRIEMLRDMPQCLTVKRSIRAKLAMSVNEKKKKKLVGVWKQLKYEISFSFTKINMAMREVASTMEVWYYPIKAIEGHFGSGVATYFKFLRWLFIFNIICCVMSVAFIVLPQSLVQVHSNDVFTGWEIFTGTGVFTNSIMYYGFYTNSTVSSDFGSAYSIPLAYLMTLFCCYSFTFVVLSIKVARSYRKNYIETAGGLTNVYASKVFCGWDFGIASYRAANLRSAIIYGELKELLGESRKRLHRDCAPRSYVLIIQIAMTALVISVMSGTGIMLWILLNRFEVDPNNSLINMVVPLAITIIMNVYPAFFSWLVQFEGYSNKRIALYVTMIRTYVMEVVIIGILLVFWLIYATQSCWQTEFGQEIYRLIIADFIVSIMGTFIAQSIRSKLHLMAWRKIGAPRFDIARNTLNLTYNQTLFWIAFYFSPPMSVIVIIKFVLIFHLKKYGVLNHCEPPSRSWRAAQTQTLFLALAFLSMVGILIVLGYVITSVPSQECGPFRGYKYTWEMIVEGVLQWRRDNQFWVIITTLARPGVGAGLLIAMCVAVYYLRAKADARKEMIEIIRGMLILGAYDKEFLLSGISKVADE; encoded by the exons ATGCTTATGATactgaatgaaatttcaatggaCAATCAGCAACATCCAAACCATGGGGAAACAAGAGCCA ATTCGCCGATAGAATGGGGTTCAAGAACGAATGGCAAACAATGGAAATTAGGGTCTAGACAGGCTTCTGTACAGCGCAAACATGCACAGCATGCAAGGCACTTGCCATCCAGAAACTTGG CTTCTTTGGCTGAGGAAAAAAGATTTGGAATTGGCTCTGCACTTCCATATGCTACCTTGCGTGCACACAGACATCCGATGTCACCTACCGAAGCACATGCAACAAATATAGTTAGCCATATGGAAATAGACGATGAACTGATGCTGAATGATCCAATTTCGGAGTCACTCAGAATCGAAATGTTACGAGACATGCCACAGTGTCTCACTGTCAAACGATCGATAAGAGCCAAACTGGCAATGTCGgttaatgagaagaaaaagaagaagcttgTCGGCGTTTGGAAACAATTGAAGTATGAGATTAGCTTCAGTTTTACCAAG ATAAATATGGCCATGCGTGAAGTTGCATCTACCATGGAGGTGTGGTATTATCCGATCAAAGCAATCGAAGGTCATTTTGGTAGTGGGGTTGCCACGTACTTCAAGTTTTTGAGATggctatttattttcaatatcatttGCTGTGTAATGAG TGTGGCGTTCATTGTGCTACCGCAGTCTTTGGTACAGGTTCATTCCAACGATGTTTTCACTGGATGGGAAATCTTTACTGGAACT GGGGTTTTTACAAATTCAATTATGTATTATGGGTTTTATACGAACAGTACTGTCTCTAGTGACTTTGGTTCAGCATACAGCATTCCATTGGCCTATTTGATGACGTTGTTCTGTTGTTATTCTTTCACATTTGTTGTGCTTTCAATCAA AGTCGCGAGATCATATCGTAAGAACTATATTGAAACTGCTGGTGGTCTTACTAATGTGTATGCAAGCAAGGTATTCTGTGGATGGGATTTTGGCATTGCTTCCTACAGGGCGGCAAATCTAAGATCTGCCATCATTTATGGTGAACTTAAAGAATTGCTAGGGGAATCCCGGAAACGTTTACATCGGGACTGTGCTCCTAGAAGTTATGTGCTGATTATTCAAATAGCTATGACTGCTCTGGTGATTTCAGTTATGTCTGGCACAGGAATAATGCTATGGATTTTACTGAATAGATTTGAAGTGGATCCTAATAATTCACTCATTAATATGGTTGTGCCTTTGGCTATAACAATCATCATGAACGTGTATCCGGCGTTTTTCTCTTGGCTG GTTCAATTTGAAGGGTATAGCAACAAGCGCATAGCTCTTTATGTGACAATGATAAGAACATATGTAATGGAAGTAGTGATCATTGGAATCCTTTTAGTCTTTTGGTTGATATACGCTACGCAAAGTTGCTGGCAAACTGAATTTGGTCAGGAAATTTATCGCCTCATTATCGCCGATTTTATAGTATCCATCATGGGTACATTTATAGCCCAATCGATTAGATCAAAGTTACATCTGATGGCGTGGAGAAAGATCGGTGCACCAAGATTTGATATTGCTCGTAATACCTTAAATCTAACTTACAATCAAACCTTGTTTTGGATAGCATTTTACTTTAGTCCACCGATGTCTGTGATTGTAATTATCAAATTTGTTCTGATCTTTCATCTCAAGAAATATGGTGTTCTAAATCATTGTGAACCACCATCAAGATCTTGGAGAGCTGCGCAAACACAAACTTTATTTTTGGCATTAGCTTTTCTATCAATGGTTGGCATTCTCATAGTATTAGGATACGTCATAACCAGTGTGCCGTCTCAAGAATGTGGACCTTTCCGTGGTTACAAATATACTTGGGAGATGATTGTGGAAGGAGTCCTACAGTGGAGGCGAGATAATCAATTTTGGGTTATTATTACCACACTTGCAAGACCAGGTGTGGGCGCTGGGCTACTAATTGCCATGTG CGTTGCTGTTTACTATTTGCGAGCAAAAGCAGATGCTAGGAAAGAAATGATAGAAATCATACGGGGGATGTTGATCTTGGGAGCATATGACAAAGAATTCCTTCTAAGTGGTATATCCAAGGTGGCAGATGAAT GA